From the Halarchaeum grantii genome, the window CCGATACTACGAGGGTATCGAGCTCACCGAGGGAGGTGTCGCAGACCGATGATCGAGTTAGCGAGTCCACGAATATATCAGCACGATAGATTGAAAGCAGCACAGTCAACGGCTCCTCTCCCGGTCGAGCTAAACTGGGGTGTGAGGCCATGTAAACCGAAGAGACCGAGTATTCGAGGGTCCGTTACAGCAAATCCGAGAAATGGCGTAACACGACAGTGTCGCTCGCAGAATGCTGTACGGCATTTTCACGCCCGTAGAGTCGAACGATCCGGAGGTAGAGGAACGATGTTACGGCAAAAGCCAACTAGAATAGGATGGAGGGTACCCGTTGGGAATGGATGGAGGAGCACGAAACCGCTGGGGTGGAGTTGTTCGAATTCTGAGGGTGGTGTGAGTGTGGGAGATGGTCGGCGATGAGTGACGAGTTCGGGATCGATCTGGACGACCTGCCGGCGGAGCTCTGTGAGCGCGAGCAGTGGGTGGGGTGGCGGGTGGAGGAGCGTGGTGGGAAGGCGACGAAGGTACCGGTGAATGCGGAGACGGGTGGGTTCGGGTCGGCGACGGATGCGGTCACGTGGACGGACGTGTCGACCGCGGTCAACGCTGCCGAATCGGGCGAAGCGGACGGGGTCGGGTTCGTCTTCACGGATGACGATCCGCTTGTCGGCGTCGACCTAGACGACTGTCGTGACCCGGAGACGGGCGCGGTTGGGGAGGACGCTCGGGATATCGTTGAGCGACTGGACTCGTACACGGAGGTGTCGCCGTCGGGAACCGGCTTCCACGTCCTCGTGGAGGGCGAACTACCGGAGGGGCGGAATCGGCGTGGGAGCGTGGAGTGCTACGAGACGGCACGCTTCTTCACGGTGACCGGCGACCACGTCTCGGAGACACCGACGCGAATCGCGCGCCGACAGGACGCCCTGCGGGGGATTCATCGTGAGTACGTCCAGCCGGACGACGAAGAGGGATTGACGGACGGCGCCGCGACGGCCACAGAGGCACCGGGGGACGCGACGCCGACGAGTGACGTCGGTTTGGAGGACGAGGAGTTGCTGGAGAAGGCGATGGCGGCGTCGAACGGCGGGAAGTTCGAACGGTTGTGGAACGGTCGTCTCAGTGGGTACGACAGCCAGTCGGAGGCGGATATGGCGTTCTGCTGTCTGCTCGCGTTCTGGACGGGCGGTGACAAGGCACAGATGGATCGGCTCTTCCGCGAGTCGGGGTTGCTGCGTGAGAAGTGGGACGAGGTTCACTACGCGGACGGCTCAACGTATGGAGAGAAGACGATTGAGCGCGCTGTCCAGCGAACCTCGGAGTTCTACGACCCCGAGACGTCGCAGGCAGCGGATGACGTGGATGGGGACGGTCGGAGCGCGGGGTCGCGTGATGAACGTAGTGAGGCATACCTCAGAGAGAAGAATCGCGTGTTAGCCGATCGTGTCGAAACGCTCGAAGCGACGCTCGAGGAGAAAGACGACCGGATCGCGGAGTTGGAAGCGATGGTCAAGCGTCTCGAAAGGGGAGTCGATACGGCAGAGGTGGAGCCAGAGACGGATACAGGGGCGGAGCGTGGTGACGAGTCGGAGTCGTCAGTGTGGGAGCGAACGAAGGGGTGGTTCGAGTCGGACTGACGACGATCTACTCGGAGCTCTCATCAGGGACAGCCGCAGTGCTACTCTGATCCCCACGGTTCCGCCAGGATGTCTCGGAGTCGTAGGCTGTGGGGTCACCGCCGAGGTCGGCCGCAAGAACTTGGCAAATCTCTTCGTGCTGCTTCTGGATCCCCCTCGCGGACCGCCTCAAGTTCGTCGTCGGTCACTGGCGCCTAGTCCTGTGGCATTCTCAGTACTCAGAGCGGACGTCGGTTTCTTCGGCGGCATCCGTCTCACCATACCGGTCGGGTCCGGGCGCTGGACGTCACCACGTGGACGCCACCAGCAAGCGATCCCGCTCGTCTTCCGACGATGAACTATCCCCGCCTCGTGGAGTGGGTCCAAGTGCTGGCGGGTGGACTCCCGCGAGCACTCGTGGCCGTCTGCTGTGACTTATCCCAATCCAAAAAATCACAATCATCAATAAAGTCAGCGCTCTATCCCGATTAGTGTTCAGATAATACAGACTAAGTTCGGTGGTTGAGCACAACAGACACGCAGGGCGGAGAAGCCACTACGCTCTTGAGGGCTTGCGATACATATCTGATAATGCGTTCTCGTCCCCTGCTCGTCGTCGTCATCGCGTTCGCGGTTGTGTTCGCCGGTTGTAGCGGCGCCCCGACGATGAATTCGGGTGGAGACACCCTGACAACCACGACCACGACAGCTGATGCACCAAGTACGACAACCACGGGAACGACCACCGTGGACACCCCGAACGGCACACTCTCCGTTCATGTCATCAACGTTGGCCAGTCCGCGAGCATCCTCGTTGTTGGCCCCGACGGCGAGACGATGCTCATCGACACCGGTCACTACTACGACGACGGCGAGTACGTCCTCTCATATCTCCAAGAGCGCGGTATCACCCGCCTCGATCATCTCGTCACGACCCACAACGACGCCGACCATATCGGAGGGAATGCCGCCGTCATTGAGTATTTCGAGACGGAAGGTGACGGAGTGGGCGCGGTGTACGACCCGGGAATCGCGGCGAGTACACAAACCTACCAGGCGTACTTGGACGCCGTCGAACAGTACGACGTGACACTCTACGAGGTGCGAGCGGGCGATACACTTCCCTTCGAGGGGGCGAACGTGTCGGTGTTGGGACCGCCCGAACCCTACATCGACGGTGAGGCGCGCAACGAGAACAGCGTCATCCTCAAACTCGCGTTCGGAGAGTCGAGTTTCCTGCTTACGGGGGACGCCGAAGAAACACAGGAGGAGTGGCTCGTCGAAGAGTACGGAGAGCAGCTCAACGTGACTGTCCTGAAGGCGGGGCATCACGGGAGTTCCTCCAGTACGAGCCCGGCGCTCCTCGATGTGGCGACCCCGAAGGTCGTCCCCATCTCGAGTGCCTATGACAGCCAGTACGGCCACCCCCACGAGGAGGTGCTCCAACGCTTGGCCGAGCGGGACATTCCCGCGTACTGGACCGCGACACACGGCGATCTCGTCTTCACGACCAACGGTTCTGCGGTGACGGTCGCGACCCAGCAGTCGGCGCCGACGGCGCCACTCTCGCTTCGGGACGGAACGTCGATTGAGCCGAGCGCGAGTGGCGGGGTGGAACGCCGTGCCATCTTCAGCGCGACGGGCGGCGGGACGGCTCCGATCGATTCCTCGCCCCCAGAAACAACGACGACAGTCGCTGACGGTGGAACGGACCCGAGCGCACTCATAGCCGCTCAGATTCACGCCGACGCCGAAGGCGACGAGAGTTCCAACCTGAACGACGAGTACGTCGTCTTCGAGAACACAGGCGAGACGGCCCTCGATATGGGTGGGTGGACGGTTCAGGACGAATCCGGGAAGACCTACACCGTCCCCGATGAGTTCGTCTTAGATGCCGGCGCGCAGGTGACGTTACACACCGGGAGCGGAAGCGATACGGACCGTGACCTCTACTGGGGCTACGGGAGTGCGGTGTGGAATAACGGCGGCGATACGGTAATCGTCACAACGGATACGGGCGAGGTCGTCATAGAGGAGACATATTGATGGACGGAACCTCTATTGGAGTTCTGGACCGCTTTGAAGGAGACTATGCAGTCCTGGTCGTTCAAGAAGGCGGCCAAGACGTCGGCGATTATCTCGTTGAGGCTGCGGATATTCCTCCCGAGGAGCGTCACGAGGACGCGGTCTTTGAGGTCCGTATCGAGAACAACGAGATTAGCGACTTGGATTACCTAGCCGAGGAGACCGCCGAACGAGAGACAGATTCACAGGCGCGGTTTGACCGGCTCTCGAATCGACTTGGTGACGATTCAGCGGAGTAATCAAACACGAGGACCAAAGCGGAGCAGATAGAGTGTCACGAACCCATTATGCGATTTGGCGGCTGCATCCACAGATTCGACCCGCTGCTGTGAGAATGCGGGGACTCTCTTCCGCAGGCTGAGTTCCACAAGTCCGTCCGGGCGTTCGTCATCCGCTCTTAGGATGAACTCGACGCCCCCGTGGACCCTCTCCTGTTCGGCAGCGTAGCCCGCGGCGAGGCCACCGGGCGAGCAACATCAACCGCTTGGTCGTCGTGGGAAGAGAGAAGGCGCGAGCGCGGTGGGCCGTGCAGTTGATCATGAGTGATCTTGAGGAGACGAAGCTCGACTGGAACTGGTACACGTTCGAGACACTGGTCGAATCGACCGACAGTACGCGGCGTATCGGCGACCGACTCCGCCAGCAGTTCGACGACAGGATCACATTCGTGGGCTTCGACGAGCTGACGACTCCCGGCAGAAGTGTACGCTGATGGAGAATAGTGCTGTCGTGCCTGTGCTGGAGGCAGCTGAGGCAGATGGGGAAGCAGCGTCGGGGCGTCGTCGGTGTGGGGACGGACGAAGAACTGGTTCGAGTCAGACTGATTTACTACCCCCGACATAGAGATGATTATTTTCCTCGGAGAAAATATTATCTTTTCGGGTCGTGTAGTGGGTGGTATGACTGACTCGAGCGAAGAGGGGGACGAACCAGCGTACGTGTCGCGGTGGAAGGCAGCGACGACGGGGTTCGACCGGGTGCAGTCGGTCGCGTCGTCGCTCGAAGAACCGCGAACGGCGGGCTGGATCGCCGACGAGGCGTACGTCTCGGAGCCGACGACGCGTGACCATCTCGAGCGACTCGTCGATCTCGGTGTGCTCGTCGTCGACGACACGGGGCGCGGGAAGACGTACTATCCGGATCCGGTCTACACGCGACTGACGGCGATCCAAGAACTCGTCGCGGAGAACTCGGAGACGGAACTCACCGAGCAGGCGATAGATATCCAGGCGGATATCACGGCGTGGACGGAGGACTACGACGTCGAGACGCCACGTGAACTCCGCGCGTCGGTGACAGACGACGTCAGCCTCGAGGAGGCTGACGAACGTCTCCGGGTCGCGGCGGACTGGGAGTCCGCACGGTACCAGCTGTCGCTCCTCCGGGACGCGATCGACCACTACGACACCTATACTGGACGGCCCTCGGCATCTGTATGACCGCTGACGAGGAGGACGATCACGTCGCACACCCCGATCTGGACGGGTTGTTCGACCGTCACTCGCGACGGCCGGATGGAGGTCGTGACACATCGCGAGTGGACGTCGAGAAACGCCATCGGATCCTGCGATCACTCCGCGAGCAACTCGAACGACACCCTAGCGTTGTCGGCGCTCGCGGAAGTCCGGACGGCCGATACGCCGAGATTACGGCCGACGTGACTCCGGCAGACTTCGGCCGCGACGCAGCGTCGGCATCGTTACGTGTGTCCTGGCAGCCGAATCCACGCTTCCCACCAGGAACGAGCCTCGAGAACCGCCGCCGGACGTCACTAACGTCGAACTTCACCATCCACTATCAGGAGTCGTCGGAATTCGATTGTGGCGTCCATCTCGAGCCGAATCCACACGCCGAGGGCCACCTCCACTATCAAGAGCGTGCATCGCCCGACGACGAGTACGACTACGATGCGATGTCACTCGAGGCAACGTCGCCTGTCGGCGTGCTCTGGGAAGTTCTCGAACTGATCGCGGATCGTCTCCGCGACGAATAGTACACCTCACTGCTGGCTAGTCGCACCGTCAATCGGGTTTGTCGCCCCCAGGAGGGCTGGAGGGGTAGTAGAATGCCTCTTCACAGTCATCCATGTACACAGACGACGAGCGACGTGGCCGACGACGTCCCGACACAGAGCTGGAAACCGAACGACGCCCGCGAACACCACTGCAACTCCACGTTCCCAACGACGTCGGGGGATTCGCGATCCGACGGTTCGTCGAAGGGATCATCTCGACGCTGAAACGCTCGCCAGTCGGCGTCGAGTACACGTCGACGACGCTTCTCGGCGTGAAGCAAACACAGTACATCGCGCAGGGGGATGGAGCGGTGTTCCAGAAGCGGCTGTACGACCCACGACTCGGGTGGCGGGAGACGTCCGTCCGCCAACTCACAGTCCAAGACGACCTCGTCGCGCGACTCACGCTTGATCGGCCTACTGAGGACGGCCAGTGGGCGCGACGCCGCGACGTGTGTCGGGTTCGCCCCGTGGACGTCCTCCGGAATCGCTAGACGGATTTTAACCAACAAGCTACGGACTATCGCCGGCGTGTTGGTTAAAGGCGAAAGCTGCGCGGAAGATGTCGTTGTTGGTGGGAAGGTTCACAAGCGACGCAGTCGTCCAGTCGTCTACGCCCATCACGTCCCAATGACGCGATTCTCTGACCCATCCGATCCACGACCACCACTCCCGGAGTGGGTGCAGGAGGCCTACCAGATTCTCCGCGACGCTGCCGATGGCTCACAGAGCGACTTCACCTACGAGGAGGCTTACGCGCTCCTTGAGGAGGACGACACGTTTTCCGCCGAACACAGCGATAGTGAGTACGCCGTCGAGCGACTGCTGAATCGTGGCTATCTCTACGAAGCGAATGGTACGCTCCGCGTCACCGAAGTCACACTCGACTGAGGAGACACACCATCGTTGGTTAAGACGTGGTGGCGGTGTGCGATGACCGCCGTCGG encodes:
- a CDS encoding DUF7342 family protein, giving the protein MTDSSEEGDEPAYVSRWKAATTGFDRVQSVASSLEEPRTAGWIADEAYVSEPTTRDHLERLVDLGVLVVDDTGRGKTYYPDPVYTRLTAIQELVAENSETELTEQAIDIQADITAWTEDYDVETPRELRASVTDDVSLEEADERLRVAADWESARYQLSLLRDAIDHYDTYTGRPSASV
- a CDS encoding DUF3006 domain-containing protein, with protein sequence MDGTSIGVLDRFEGDYAVLVVQEGGQDVGDYLVEAADIPPEERHEDAVFEVRIENNEISDLDYLAEETAERETDSQARFDRLSNRLGDDSAE
- a CDS encoding lamin tail domain-containing protein, with product MRSRPLLVVVIAFAVVFAGCSGAPTMNSGGDTLTTTTTTADAPSTTTTGTTTVDTPNGTLSVHVINVGQSASILVVGPDGETMLIDTGHYYDDGEYVLSYLQERGITRLDHLVTTHNDADHIGGNAAVIEYFETEGDGVGAVYDPGIAASTQTYQAYLDAVEQYDVTLYEVRAGDTLPFEGANVSVLGPPEPYIDGEARNENSVILKLAFGESSFLLTGDAEETQEEWLVEEYGEQLNVTVLKAGHHGSSSSTSPALLDVATPKVVPISSAYDSQYGHPHEEVLQRLAERDIPAYWTATHGDLVFTTNGSAVTVATQQSAPTAPLSLRDGTSIEPSASGGVERRAIFSATGGGTAPIDSSPPETTTTVADGGTDPSALIAAQIHADAEGDESSNLNDEYVVFENTGETALDMGGWTVQDESGKTYTVPDEFVLDAGAQVTLHTGSGSDTDRDLYWGYGSAVWNNGGDTVIVTTDTGEVVIEETY